CCTGCTGACGTGGCTCCCCCTCCCCCCACCGGGTTTGGGTTGGTTCCATCAACCAGAACAGTCTCCAGATTCTCACCGTGAGTGCTGCTTTGGGGCAGTATTCCAACAGTTGCCCCCCCCCGCAAGTAGGTGGGGGGGAGAGATACTCCCTACAGAGAAAGGTCCACCACTTCAAAAGCCGTCTTGGCATCAAAAATGTTGATGGCGTAGCGGGAGAGCTCTTCCTCAGTTGCCTGGGCAATGCGCTCATGTACCGCTGGTGGTACAGAACCAAAGCGGCGCTCAATCTGGGTATACAGGATTTGGGCCTGGCCCTTATGCACCCCTCTTGCTTCCCCTCTTGCTTCCCATTTCTCAATGACTGCGCTCATAACAGCCTCCTTGTGCTCAGGTATTTCATCCAGTGAGCGTTGTATTGCTTGATCGTCGATGTCGCTATTGACGCTTATGGCGTAGGTCAGGAACTGATGGAGAAGTTCCAGTGTAGTGCACTTGTCATGATTCGCGTTGTTAATCAGCAGCATAACGGTAGGCAGGATTTCCCTGAGACTTTTCCGGCGACCGTGGTGCAGAATCATCAAGAATGCACTGGTATCAGGCCGGTATATCTGCCGCCGCTGATCCATCTGGGACACATCCCACAGCACGTAGTCAAAGACCGGTGTGTAGGGTGCCATGGACTCAGGATCGCTGACATCAAGCAAGTCAATAATCTCCTTGCGACGCCACCTGTCCTCACCATGGTACAGCACCAGCGGTATAATGGGCGGCAGCTTGGTGGCCTGTGGGTTCTCCCGAAGGTACTTCTGCCACTGGGCACTCATGTACTTGAGAAGCTGCAGACTACACCAGTCATCAGGGTAACTCTTGTGTTCAAACAGCATGTAGATGAACGCCTGCTTGTCACTATCCCTGAAGTTGGCCAGGAATACCCGGTCACTGTAGGTTTTTCTCAGGTCATCATCGACATAGGTCGTTTCAATACGCTGCAGGGTGGAAAAGTCCAAAACCTCAGCAATGTGCGCTGGCATTTCATGCTGGAGCAAATCCTGGGCAACACCGGCAGTTGCCCCCCCCAGGAAGTCTGTGTGTGTGGGGGGAGGGGGGGGAGGGGCACTCCCTACAGAGAGAGTTCCACCACTTCAAAAGCCGTCTTGGCATCAAAAATGTTAATGGCGTAGCGGGAGAGCTCTTCCTCAGTTGCCTGGGCAATGCGCTTATGTACCGCTGGTGGTACAGAACCAAAGCGGCGCTCAATCTGGGTATACAGGATTTGGGCCTGGCCCTTATGCACCCCTCTTGCTTCCCCTCTTGCTTCCCCTCTTGCTTCCCATTTCTCAATGACTGCGCTCATAACAGCCTCCTTGTGCTCAGGTATTTCATCCAGCGAGCGTTGTATTGCTTGATCGTCGATGTCGCTATTGACGCTTACGGCGTAGGTCAGGAACTGATGGAGAAGTTCCAGTGTAGTGCACTTGTCATGATTCGCGTTGTTAATCAGCAGCATAACGGTAGGCAGGATTTCCCTGAGACTTTTCCGGCGACCGTGGTGCAGGATCATCAAGAATGCACTGGTATCAGACCGGTATATCTGCCGCCGCTGATCCATCTGGGACACATCCCACAGCACGTAGTCAAAAACCGGTGTGTAGGGTGCCATGGACTCAGGATCGCTGACATCAAGCAAGTCAATAATCTCCTTGCGACGCCACCTGTCCTCACCATGGTACAGCACCAGCGGTATAATGGGCGGCAGCTTGGTGGCCTGAGGGTTCTCCCGAAGGTACTTCTGCCACTGGGCACTCATATACTTGAGAAGCTGCAGACTACACCAGTCATCAGGGTAACTCTTGTGTTCAAACAGCATGTAGATGAATGCCTGCTTGTCACTATCCCTGAAGTTGGCCAGGAATACCCGGTCACTGTAGGTTTTTCTCAGGTCATCATCGACATAGGTCGTTTCAATGCGCTGCAGGGTGGAAAAGTCCAAAGCCTCAGCAATGTGCGCTGGCATTTCATGCTGGAGCAAATCCTGGGCAACATTCGCGTGCTCCAGAACAGCCTGTACAAATGTATCGTGAGGATTGTTCACTTTGTCGTTACTCATGGAAGAAGTATAGGTTCAGAGGCCCTTGAAGGCAAGTTTTTCTCTGTGAGTCAGCATCTGGAAGACGCTTTCGCCATGATAACGATTTCTGAATCTCTCGCCGACATGAGCCCCCCTCCACTATGTATTCACCCGTCCTGGACGATAATTCACAGGAACATCAGACTGCTTGGTAGCTTTGCGTGAGGCCCTGCTTTTTCCCTTCCAACTCCCGCGTCGCAGATGGGAGACAGCGGCCTGGCTACAGCTTCAGGCTCCGAATAAATTCTCCCAGTGGCTCGCCGAATTCCGGGTGCATCAGGGCCAGTTCCACGGTGGCTTTCAGATATTCCAGCTTGTCGCCGCAGTCGTAGCGTTTGCCTTCAAAGAGGTAGGCGTAGATGTCCTGCTGGTGGCCAAGTGCCTTGATGGCGTCGGTCAGCTGGATTTCGCCGCCCCGGCCGGCGCGGGTCTGCTCCAGTATGGGGAATATCTCCGGGGTCAGGATGTAGCGGCCGATAATGGCAAGGTCGCTGGGGGCTTCGGCCACGGGGGGTTTTTCCACCATGTCGCTGACTTTAAAGGTGCGTGGGGCGATTTCGCTGGCGGCTACGCAGCCGTAGGAGGAGATCTGCTGCATGGGGACTTTTTCTACTGCCAGCACGGATGCCTGGTAGCGGTTAAACTGCTCCACCAGCTGGCCGATGCCGGGGGTGGAGGGGGTGCGGATGATGTCGTCGCCCAGCATGACGGCAAAGGGTTCGTTGCCCACGAGGTTTTTGGCGGTCAGGACGGCGTGCCCCAGGCCCAGGGCCTCTTTCTGGCGTACATAGGCTATTTCCACCATGTCAGTGATATCCCTGACCATCTTGAGGAGTTCGGTTTTGCCGGACTCCTGCAGCTGGGTTTCCAGGCGGTAGTCCTTGTCGAAGTGGTCTTCAATGGGGCGCTTGCTGCGACCGGTGACGAAGATGATCTGCTCGATTCCCGAGGCCACGGCTTCTTCCACCACATACTGAATCAAGGGCTTGTCCAGCAGGGGCAGCATCTCCTTGGGCATGGCCTTGGTGGCGGGCAGAAAGCGGGTGCCAAGGCCCGCAACGGGTAAAACGGCTTTGCGTACTTTCATCGTGGGCTCGCTCCTTGTGTGGGACATTTAGGGTTATTACTCAACTTTCGCACCTTGTTGCCTTGAGTTAAGTTGTTGTTATATTGGCGTTTATCTCGCGGAAACCGTATTGATTTTGAATGCTTGACTTATCTGGTATTCTATTTTTCGTCTCCGGATATTGTCCTTTTTGACCGCGCAAAAAGGACACAAAAACGCGCCCCCCGAACGCCCGTTTTTGCGGATCGCCTGCTCGCCTGTTCTGGAGATCCGGCAGACACTGCCTCCCTGCAGTGCTGCCGGACCACTCACTTCCTGTGAGTGTCCCGTTCGGGTCTTGCCAGCCAGGCGTCGCACTCACCGGACGGGCTCAGGGGGGAACGGCCTGCTTCTGCCTTTCCCCCGTGTGCTGGCCCAGCCAGGACGCGCCGACTGGAACGCTATGGACCCGCAGGGTTGCCGCCACGACGGCGGCAACCGCAAACCAAAAGCCATGGAGGGCGGTTGTTTGCGGTCCCCAGTTCCAGGCAAGCGGACGGCTGAAAAGGACAGCACTGGGGGCCGCTTCCCAGCCACTTTTTGCGGGTAAAAAGTGGCAAAAGAAACTCGTATACATGGTGAGGATAATGTCAAGCAACGCAGTCTGTGTAGAACCATTTCGGCCATTGCAGCATGACATCAGGGTCAGCGCTGACAAACTGCCGTTTCGGGGATGTGAAACTTCAGTTATTACTATAAGTCTGTCTTCATTTTTCTGATTATCTCAAGCAGAATTGGTATTTTGTCCCTGCAGGTAAAGTAAATCGCATCAGCGTTAATATCCACATAGTGATGGACGATGATATCCCGCATGCCTTTTGCCCTTTTCCAGTCTACTTCAGGGTATTGCTTCAGCAGTTCACCATCCGTGATTTTATCGAGATTTTTCAGCGACTCACCGATGACTATCAGCATCATGCAAATTGCATCAAGTTTATCGATACCTGCTGGGCTATCAGTGAAATCGGAAATACTGTGAACAGGCTCAAACCGAAGGCAAATCTTGCTGGCCGCCTCTTCGATTTGGCGTAATACCTCCGCTACCAGCTCCCGGTCACGCATAAAGAGCCTCTTTGTCAATTCTTCGCTTGAGAAAAGGGTTCATGTTTTCGCGATAGGTGACGATATCCACTGGGCACTGGAGCACTTCTTCAAGTTCAGACTTCAGCCCTGCCAAGAGGAAAAGATCCGGGCGTTCGATACGAATCACCACATCCACATCGCTGCTCTCCTTCAATTCCCCACGGGCGACAGAGCCAAAGAGGCCAATTTCAAGCAGGCCGTATTCCTGCGCATGCTTCTGCTTGAAGTCCTGGAGTGTCTTCAGGAGTTTATCCGTGCTTTGCAAGGCACACGCTCCATTCCTACTTGAACTTCACCTGGTCATTTTCCACGGTGATTTTCAGGTTTTTGCGGTTTTTGAATTTGCCTCGCAGCAGTTCTTCGGCCAGGGTGTCTTCCACGAATTTCTGCATGACCCGCTTGAGGGGTCTGGCGCCGTAGATTTTGTCGTAGCCCTTCTGCAGCAGGAAGTCGCAGGCTTCGTCGGTCAGCTGCAGGCGCAGCTGGCGATCCTTGAGGCGTCGGTTCATGGTTTCCAGCAGCAGGTGCAGGATCTGACGCAGGTGGCTCTCTTCCAGGGGGTGGAAGACGACGATTTCGTCGATGCGGTTGATGAGTTCGGGGCTGAAGATGCGGCGCACTTCACCCATGACGTTTTCCTTCATGCGGTCGAAGTCGATGACGCTGTGGGAGCGGGTGGCGTCCTTGCCGAAGCCCATCTGCTTGTCGGCTCCAATCATGCGGGCTCCGGCGTTGGAGGTCATGATGATGATGGTGTTGCGAAAATCCACCACGTGGCCGTAGGAGTCGGTCAGGCGGCCATCGTCGAAGATCTGCAGCAGGATGTTGAAGATTTCGGGGTGGGCTTTTTCGATTTCATCCAGCAGGATGACGCTGTAGGGGCGGCGGCGCACTTTTTCTGTCAGCTGGCCTCCTTCTTCGTAGCCCACGTAGCCCGGAGGCGCGCCTACCAGGCGGGAGACGGAGTGTTTCTCCATGTATTCGCTCATATCGAAGCGCACCAGGGCGTCTTCATTGTCGAAGAGGTGTTCGGCCAGGGATTTGGCCAGTTCGGTTTTGCCCACGCCAGTGGGGCCGAGGAAGAGGAAGGCGCCGATGGGCTTGGTGGCAGACTGCAGGCCGACGCGGCTGCGGCGGATGGCCTTGGCCACGGCTTTGACGCCTTCGTCCTGCCCCACCATGCGCTTGTGCAGTTCGTCTTCCAGGGAGAGCAGCTTCTGGGTTTCCCGCTCCTGGAGTTTTTGCAGGGGGATGCCGGTCATGAGTGAGACGACGCTGGCGATGTCCTCTTCACCGATCACGGGTTCAATCTTCTCCTGCTCCTTCTTCCACTCCAGTTTCTCCTTCTCCAGCCGGATAATGAGTTTTTCCTGCTCGTCACGCAGTTTGGCGGCGGTTTCGAAGTCCTGCTTGCCGATGGCGTCCTTCTGCTCTTCGCGCAGTTGCTGGGAGCGGCTCTCCATCTTCTTGAGGTTGTCGGGCAGGATGACCTTGTAGATGCGGGCGCGGGCGCAGGCTTCGTCTATGACGTCTATGGCCTTGTCGGGCAGGAACTTGTTGGTGATATAGCGGGTGGAAAGGCTGATGGCGGCCACGATGGCGGGATCGGTGATGCGCACGTGGTGGTGTTTTTCGTAGCGCTCCCGCAGCCCCTTGAGGATTTCCACGGTGTCGTCGTCGGAGGGTTCGCTGACCAGTACCGTCTGAAAGCGTCGCTCCAGGGGGGCGTCCTTTTCAAAGTACTTGCGGTATTCGGCCAGGGTGGTGGCGCCGATGCACTGGATTTCGCCACGGGAGAGGCTGGGTTTGAGCATGTTGGAGGCGTCGATGGAGCCTTCGGCCGCGCCGGCGCCGATCAGGGTATGGATTTCATCAATGAAGATGATGACATTGTCGTTTTCGGTGATCTCGCGCATGATATTTTTCATGCGCTCTTCAAACTGGCCCCGGTACTTGGTGCCAGCCACCAGCATGCCCAGATTCAGGCTGATAAGGCGTTTGCTGGCGAGAATTTCGGGGATATCCCGGCTGGCGATGCGCTGGGCCAGGCCTTCGGCGATGGCGGTTTTGCCGACGCCGGGCTCGCCAATGAGCACGGGGTTGTTTTTGGTGCGGCGGCACAGCACCTGGATGACCCGCTCGATGACGCTGTCGCGGCCGATCACGGGATCAAGCCGGCCTTCGGCGGCCAGTTTGGTGAGGTCGCGGCCAAATTCATCCAGGGTGGGTGTGGGGGCCTTGCGGGACTGGATGGTGCGGTTCATGCTGTCCAGGTCGGGACGACCGGCGATGACGCGGTTGATCTCTTCGCGGATATGGGGCAGCGAGAGGCCCATGGCGCTGAGGATATCGTAGGCTTTGCCTTTCTGTTCGCGCATCAGGCCGATGAGAATATGTTCGTCGGCCACATAGTTCTGATTGGTGAGTTTGGCCTCTTCCACCGCGTACTCCAGTACCTTCTTGGACTGGGCGCTGAAGGGGATGTCGGCATCCATGATGGTGTTGCGGCCGATGGGCAGGTATTTTTCTATCTCCAGCTTCAGGATGTTGATGTTGATGCCCATGCGCTTGATGACATTGACGCCGATGCCGCCGTTGTCCTTGATGATGCCCAGCAGCAGGTGTTCGGTGGATATGGAGCCCTGCTGCAGGCGCGCGGCCTCCTGGCGGGCAATGATAATGATACGCCTGGCTCTTTCGGTGAACTGCTCGAACATACCCTGTCTCCTGTTGTGAAGTGCCGTTGCCAGCCAAATGGGAGTATACCCTGCGGGGCGATAGTGTCAACTGATTCGGAGATCTGTGCTGGTGCCTCCCTTGTCAAGGGGTGGCACATGGGGTATAACTTGCTGCTGGAAAACGGGCGTCGCCCCTGCCCGGTCGTGTCTGCTCCAGGTGCCCGCATGGCCGCCTGAAACCTTGCGGGGCCCCATGAAAACATACGGGAGTTATACCTATGACCATGTCCATACAGGAAAAACAGCAGCGGGTCCGTGAACTGCTCAAGGAGCGAAACGCCGTCCTGCTGGCGCACTACTATCAGCGCGATGAAGTGCAGGCCATTGCCGACTTTGCCGGCGACAGCCTTGGCCTCTCCATCGAAGCTACCAGGACCGACGCTCCGGTGATCGTCTTCGCCGGAGTGCACTTCATGGCAGAAAGCGTCTACATCCTCTCCCCTGAAAAAACCGTGATTCTGCCCGCCATACAGGCCGGCTGCCCCATGGCCGACATGATCACCAAGGAGAAACTGCTGGCCCTCAGGGATGAATATCCCGGCTATACCGTGGTCTGCTATGTGAACAGCTCGGCGGAAGTGAAAGCGTACTCCGATATCTGCTGCACCTCGGGCAATATGCTGAAGGTCATCGAGAGTATTGAAAACGACAAGATCCTCATGATTCCCGATAAGAACCTGGCCAAGTTTGCAGCGCGCCACTTTCCCGAAAAGGATATCAAGTGGTACAGCGGCTACTGCCCTACCCACGATCGCGTCAACGCGGCCGATGTGGAAGAGGTCAAGGCCCTGTATCCCGACGCCGAGGTGATTGCCCACCCCGAGTGTGCGCCGGAAGTGCTGGCCCTGGCCGATCACATCTGCTCCACCAGCGGCATGTCCCCCTACGCCCGGCAGAGCAGTGCGCGGGAATTCATCATCGCCACCGAGATGGGAGTGCTGTACCAGCTGCGCAAGGATAATCCCGACAAGAAATTTTATATTGCTTCGCGCCGCCTGCTCTGCCCCAACATGAAGATGACTACTCTGGACAGCATCATCCGCTCCCTGGAAACCATGGAGAACATCATCACGGTCCCCGAGGAGATACGCCTGAAGGCGCGGGCGGCGGTGGAAAAGATGATCGCTATCCCCCGCAACGCCTGATGCGTTCCGAGCACCTGACCATCTCGCGCCACCGTGGCGCACGTTGTATCAGGGCTCGCGTTTCCCCCGAGGGCATTCGCGTTACCGCGCCTGTGCGGACGCCAGCCGCCGCCATTGATCTCTTCGTGCAGACCCACTGGGACCACCTGCAGCAAACCTTCGAAGAACTCAGCCGCCATATGCGTCACATCACCTGGGAGCCCGGCTCCCAGGTGCCCTATCTTGGGCAGTGGTACGAGCTGGAACGCTCTTGCGGCGCCTGCCTGCGTGGCAGCGTGGGGATTCGCGCGGAGAAACTGGTGGTGATTCCCGCCCTCGGTGGGAACCGGAGCCTGGGAGAGCAGGTGGCCGCCTGGTATCGTCAGCAGGCCAAAAGCCATATATTCGGGCGCTGCAGCCACTACGCCCGTGAAATGGGCGTGAGCTATGAAGCCATCCGGGTCAAGGACCAGTCCACCCGCTGGGGCAGCTGCTCCTCACGGGGCAACCTGAACTTCAACTGGAAGCTGGTCACCATGCCGCCTTTTGTGCTGGATTACGTGGTCGTCCACGAACTGGCCCACCGCAGACACCTCAACCACGGCGCCGAATTCTGGACCCTGGTTCAGCGTCACAGCTCCCGGGTGGAAGAAGCCCGGGCCTATCTGAAGTCCTATAATCTGGTGTTCGCGTAGCCCTGCCGAAAATCCTGCTACCGCTGCAGGCCCCGCAGCAGGCGCTGCCCCTCATCCCTGATCTGATCCCGCAGTTCCTGCTCCAGTTTTTTCTTTTCCTCTTCCAGCTGTCGCCTCTGTTCATCGGAAAGGCGCTGTAGTTCTGCGTCCAGGCGGGCCTTTAACGCCTTTTCAGAGAGGTCCGTACCCACTCGCTGCTCCAGGGCCTGCAGAGTGGAGATGTCGCCGCGCAGCACCGCCTGCAGCTCTTCAAGCTCTTTTTCGCTGATGCCGGAATTGCGGATCATCTCCGTGGCCAGCTGCTCCAGCTCCGCTTTCAGGCGCTGTTCAAACAGGCGTCGCTGTTCGTCAAGTTCGGCGCGGAAACGGTTGCTCAGCTGGCGGTCCAGGTCGGTGGAGAGGCTGACCCTCGGGCTGGTGAAACGCCCCGAGAGACGCATATCCACGTCGAACTGGCTGACGCTGTCCAGGGTGCGGTGGATGATGCGTTCCAGTTCATTGCCGGGGTTTTCCAGGCCGAGCCTGGCGTCCAGAAAGTGCAGTACGCCGCGTCCGCTGAGAGTGCCGCCGCTGGTGATGTCGATGCGCATATCGGTCTGCAGGCGGCTGGGGCTCATGAAAAGGCGGTCAACCCGGGAACCGCTCTTTTCATAGCCACGCAGGGTAATATTCAGGGTATCCAGGGGCTCAGCCTGACGGCGCTCGCTGACCCAATCGATGCGCAGGGAGTCGTAGCCGCTGACACGGCTGGACTGCAGGAAGGCCTCCATGGGTCTGCCGGTGACGCGCTGGTTGTCGGTCATGCCCTGCAGTCTTCCGGCAAACTGGTTGCCGCTGCCGGTGGTGATATCCAGCGCTGCGTTGGCGATGAGCCAGCCGGGTTTGGGGTCGTACAGGGTGAAGTGGACAATGCGCCCTTCACCGCGCGAAGGCTTGCTGCCGGCCTGCTCTTCGCGCTGGGCGGAGCGCTGGCGCAGCTTTTCCACATAGGGGGAAAGGCGATAGTACCACTCCCGCAGGTTTTCCAGGTTCTCCTGCACGTCTTCGCCCAGGAGGGTTCCCGCCAGTTCAAAGGCGCCATCGGCGTCAAAGGAGTACTTCTCGCGCAGGGCGTCAAAATCATCGCCGGGGAGTGCCTGCAACGCTCTGATGAGCTGGCGGGCCTCGTCGCGGTCGCGGGCCAGGTCGCGCAGGAGGGCTTCGTACTGGTCGACCTCAACGCGCATTTCCCGTTGCAGGGTGCGTGCCTCCTCCAGCAGCTGGCGCAGCTCGCTCTCGCTGCGGATGGTTCGGGCCTGTTGTTCGAGTTCCCGGAAGCGCTCCTGGTAGGGCTGCATATCGGGGCGGCCCAGGGGCAGATCCTGCCATTTGTTTTCAATCTCCTCCAGGCGCTGTTCGATGCGCTGCCCTTCCGTGCGGGTGTGCAGGGTCTCCTGACGCACCACATCCCGTGGCTCGGGCAGGCGTTGGGATACATCGGCCACGAAGGTCTGCGCTGCCGATGGTTCCGTCGCGGGGGGCTTTGGCGCTGGCTCCAGGATGCGGGCGGGAGACTGGCGGG
This portion of the Desulfurispirillum indicum S5 genome encodes:
- a CDS encoding Rpn family recombination-promoting nuclease/putative transposase, translating into MGGATAGVAQDLLQHEMPAHIAEVLDFSTLQRIETTYVDDDLRKTYSDRVFLANFRDSDKQAFIYMLFEHKSYPDDWCSLQLLKYMSAQWQKYLRENPQATKLPPIIPLVLYHGEDRWRRKEIIDLLDVSDPESMAPYTPVFDYVLWDVSQMDQRRQIYRPDTSAFLMILHHGRRKSLREILPTVMLLINNANHDKCTTLELLHQFLTYAISVNSDIDDQAIQRSLDEIPEHKEAVMSAVIEKWEARGEARGVHKGQAQILYTQIERRFGSVPPAVHERIAQATEEELSRYAINIFDAKTAFEVVDLSL
- a CDS encoding TIGR03545 family protein → MFEILGRALAAFNSKARPWQISLAVALALIPGLSPFFTLHNLFVFFLAFFLNINIGVFFVAVAVFSGIAYLLDPLMEMAGYSILTLPALEATWTAWYNNPWMGLTRFNNSLVIGSLALAMALFLPAWLIFHAIVKLYRGPISRFTEKVPVVRLFLAYDTSFDQLKKPLPIRWIGALVYVVIIGGISLFILVFMDPLVKKGLEIGLSRAAGASVEIDSLDTSLNPLALEIRGLQVPDKTDAMRNLAQAERIALRIDSGHLLQRRFLLDEVVASGVALDQPRQSPARILEPAPKPPATEPSAAQTFVADVSQRLPEPRDVVRQETLHTRTEGQRIEQRLEEIENKWQDLPLGRPDMQPYQERFRELEQQARTIRSESELRQLLEEARTLQREMRVEVDQYEALLRDLARDRDEARQLIRALQALPGDDFDALREKYSFDADGAFELAGTLLGEDVQENLENLREWYYRLSPYVEKLRQRSAQREEQAGSKPSRGEGRIVHFTLYDPKPGWLIANAALDITTGSGNQFAGRLQGMTDNQRVTGRPMEAFLQSSRVSGYDSLRIDWVSERRQAEPLDTLNITLRGYEKSGSRVDRLFMSPSRLQTDMRIDITSGGTLSGRGVLHFLDARLGLENPGNELERIIHRTLDSVSQFDVDMRLSGRFTSPRVSLSTDLDRQLSNRFRAELDEQRRLFEQRLKAELEQLATEMIRNSGISEKELEELQAVLRGDISTLQALEQRVGTDLSEKALKARLDAELQRLSDEQRRQLEEEKKKLEQELRDQIRDEGQRLLRGLQR
- the nadA gene encoding quinolinate synthase NadA, encoding MSIQEKQQRVRELLKERNAVLLAHYYQRDEVQAIADFAGDSLGLSIEATRTDAPVIVFAGVHFMAESVYILSPEKTVILPAIQAGCPMADMITKEKLLALRDEYPGYTVVCYVNSSAEVKAYSDICCTSGNMLKVIESIENDKILMIPDKNLAKFAARHFPEKDIKWYSGYCPTHDRVNAADVEEVKALYPDAEVIAHPECAPEVLALADHICSTSGMSPYARQSSAREFIIATEMGVLYQLRKDNPDKKFYIASRRLLCPNMKMTTLDSIIRSLETMENIITVPEEIRLKARAAVEKMIAIPRNA
- a CDS encoding nucleotidyltransferase family protein, translating into MQSTDKLLKTLQDFKQKHAQEYGLLEIGLFGSVARGELKESSDVDVVIRIERPDLFLLAGLKSELEEVLQCPVDIVTYRENMNPFLKRRIDKEALYA
- the galU gene encoding UTP--glucose-1-phosphate uridylyltransferase GalU, translating into MKVRKAVLPVAGLGTRFLPATKAMPKEMLPLLDKPLIQYVVEEAVASGIEQIIFVTGRSKRPIEDHFDKDYRLETQLQESGKTELLKMVRDITDMVEIAYVRQKEALGLGHAVLTAKNLVGNEPFAVMLGDDIIRTPSTPGIGQLVEQFNRYQASVLAVEKVPMQQISSYGCVAASEIAPRTFKVSDMVEKPPVAEAPSDLAIIGRYILTPEIFPILEQTRAGRGGEIQLTDAIKALGHQQDIYAYLFEGKRYDCGDKLEYLKATVELALMHPEFGEPLGEFIRSLKL
- a CDS encoding Rpn family recombination-promoting nuclease/putative transposase gives rise to the protein MSNDKVNNPHDTFVQAVLEHANVAQDLLQHEMPAHIAEALDFSTLQRIETTYVDDDLRKTYSDRVFLANFRDSDKQAFIYMLFEHKSYPDDWCSLQLLKYMSAQWQKYLRENPQATKLPPIIPLVLYHGEDRWRRKEIIDLLDVSDPESMAPYTPVFDYVLWDVSQMDQRRQIYRSDTSAFLMILHHGRRKSLREILPTVMLLINNANHDKCTTLELLHQFLTYAVSVNSDIDDQAIQRSLDEIPEHKEAVMSAVIEKWEARGEARGEARGVHKGQAQILYTQIERRFGSVPPAVHKRIAQATEEELSRYAINIFDAKTAFEVVELSL
- a CDS encoding M48 family metallopeptidase, encoding MRSEHLTISRHRGARCIRARVSPEGIRVTAPVRTPAAAIDLFVQTHWDHLQQTFEELSRHMRHITWEPGSQVPYLGQWYELERSCGACLRGSVGIRAEKLVVIPALGGNRSLGEQVAAWYRQQAKSHIFGRCSHYAREMGVSYEAIRVKDQSTRWGSCSSRGNLNFNWKLVTMPPFVLDYVVVHELAHRRHLNHGAEFWTLVQRHSSRVEEARAYLKSYNLVFA
- a CDS encoding HepT-like ribonuclease domain-containing protein, whose amino-acid sequence is MRDRELVAEVLRQIEEAASKICLRFEPVHSISDFTDSPAGIDKLDAICMMLIVIGESLKNLDKITDGELLKQYPEVDWKRAKGMRDIIVHHYVDINADAIYFTCRDKIPILLEIIRKMKTDL
- a CDS encoding ATP-dependent Clp protease ATP-binding subunit; its protein translation is MFEQFTERARRIIIIARQEAARLQQGSISTEHLLLGIIKDNGGIGVNVIKRMGININILKLEIEKYLPIGRNTIMDADIPFSAQSKKVLEYAVEEAKLTNQNYVADEHILIGLMREQKGKAYDILSAMGLSLPHIREEINRVIAGRPDLDSMNRTIQSRKAPTPTLDEFGRDLTKLAAEGRLDPVIGRDSVIERVIQVLCRRTKNNPVLIGEPGVGKTAIAEGLAQRIASRDIPEILASKRLISLNLGMLVAGTKYRGQFEERMKNIMREITENDNVIIFIDEIHTLIGAGAAEGSIDASNMLKPSLSRGEIQCIGATTLAEYRKYFEKDAPLERRFQTVLVSEPSDDDTVEILKGLRERYEKHHHVRITDPAIVAAISLSTRYITNKFLPDKAIDVIDEACARARIYKVILPDNLKKMESRSQQLREEQKDAIGKQDFETAAKLRDEQEKLIIRLEKEKLEWKKEQEKIEPVIGEEDIASVVSLMTGIPLQKLQERETQKLLSLEDELHKRMVGQDEGVKAVAKAIRRSRVGLQSATKPIGAFLFLGPTGVGKTELAKSLAEHLFDNEDALVRFDMSEYMEKHSVSRLVGAPPGYVGYEEGGQLTEKVRRRPYSVILLDEIEKAHPEIFNILLQIFDDGRLTDSYGHVVDFRNTIIIMTSNAGARMIGADKQMGFGKDATRSHSVIDFDRMKENVMGEVRRIFSPELINRIDEIVVFHPLEESHLRQILHLLLETMNRRLKDRQLRLQLTDEACDFLLQKGYDKIYGARPLKRVMQKFVEDTLAEELLRGKFKNRKNLKITVENDQVKFK